The Desulfobacterales bacterium genome includes the window TATCGGTCAACAACAGCAGATGTTCCTCGGGACCTTCTTGAATTCGATTCACATTGCTTCCGACCACGATCGTATCATTAAGAACACCCTGTGATGAGTAAACGAACAGCTCACCGGCCTCCGTCAGCACAAAAATCCATTTCCCACTCCTGGAAACAGCCACATCCACTGGCGAATGCGTCAATTCCAATGTCTTTTGCACGCGCCATTCAACTTCAGCCCAGCCTAAAGAAAACAGACCCGACACGCTCAAAAAAATAAAAAAGCAGATAACGCTACGCACTTTTCCCCCATTTTTGCGCTTATTCACTTCGCCAACTCATACGACCCGATTTCATCGTCTTGATGGGCAGGGTCGGCCGATTTATTTCAACAATGGCTCCGGTACTGGTCTGAACAAAAGCCGTATCCCCCGATTGTCTACCGACATGCAAGTTGGGTGTAGTGGCAAGTCCTCGACCAATATCAAGCTTATTGATCACGTTCGGCGGATCATCGCCAGACAAACCGATCCCCTCACTAAACACCGGCTGGTACCAGGCCGTGCCGCTCTGATAATAAAGGGCATAAAGATAGGCCTGACCCTCTGGCCGGCAAACATCATCAAATGGCTGATAAGTGGTAAAGGTCAACAGCCCACCCAAAAGCGTGGCTTGACCCAAATTCCGCTCCCGAGGCGCTGAGAAGTTTAAATACCAGCCGTCCGTGCCTGAATAGCCTTTGAACACTTTGTTCTCGTCATAAACACATCCCGTGCCGGCAATATAATCAACCATATCCTTAAAGGTCGTCACACCGGCGGGCAAACACCCGACGCCGCCCCCTTCGCAGGAAAGAAGCGCAGCTTCCGGTTTTTCTGCCTGTTGCACCAATATCTGGTCGATCCGCAACAATTTTCGAGTACCTGGTGCGTCCAGGTCGCTCGGTGGAATCAGTGCATTCGCATTTGTAACCGGGCGCCAGGTAAAATTACCGTTGCAATCCATCGGCTCCTTGATGCCGTAATAGCTCTCCTGGCCGTTGCTGCTGACATCCGTCTTATCATCTTTGTGCATGAATCGGCCCGTACCGAAATAAACCCAAAAACTATCGCCATCCCATCCAACGCTGGGCGCAGCGGAGATCGGCCGGCCGGGCTCAAACATCACACCGGGAGGGCCTAATACGAAAGTAGATTTCCCCCACTCATGCGGGGCGGTCATTCGGCTATCCGCGTTAGTGACCCAGCGATAAAGTTTTCCATCCCAACTGCCGCCCTTAGCCGCCCATTTGCCTTCAATGGTGCCGAAATAGAGCGCATCAACCCGGTAATCGGGCACCAGGTCGTAATCCACGCTGATAATGTCCGATACCATGCCATCTCCAGAGGTCGCTAACACATGGCTGCCGGCCGCTGAACCGGCATCAGGGGGAACCGCCGGAATCCGAAACACCTTTGATCCGGTAGTCAACTTGTCCAGTGGAAACACGCCGATCCGCGGTTTCTGGTTACTTGTTCCTTCACGTCCCCAGTTTAAACCGCCGTCGGAATCCACATCCGTCGGGCCGCTGCCCACGACCAGATACCATTTGGTTACGTTTCCTTCCTTCATGGGAACAACCGCGGGAACAGCCACGGTATGACCCAGTTCCGCACTCGTGGCGGGATCAAAAGTCAATTCACCCAAAAGGACCGGTGGTATTTCAGGATTGGTTATGTCCATCACCACATAGGAAGAAACAAACTGACGGCTATCGGTGATATCACTGGTTGAGACCTTGCCACCTCCAATCCGCATGCCCGCAATCAGGATGGTTCCCCACCCTTCGGGATGGTCCGCGTCAGGGGTAAAAATTCGGACATCAAAGATTCGCGGCTTTAAATCCACGAAATATTTATGAACATAATTTTTTTCGGTAAGGCAACGCAAATGGGGAAGCAAATTATACGGCGCATACGCCCAGAGCTCCGCTCCCAGCAAAGGGGCGTTCGCAACCGCCGCACATCCCGGACTCAGGCAGAACGCTTGGGTGCTCTCATCATAAAACCCGCCGTTTACCGCATGAAGCAACCCGTCGTTTCCACCAAAATAAATAACATTTCGCCGATGTTGATATTTTTCATAAAATTTTGCGTACCCCTCATCCCGATAGAGTAAATGGTAATTATCCATGGGACGGCCCACAGCCGTCGGCGTGGAATGAATAATATCCACCAAACGCCATGTGATATTCGCCGGTGACCCGGTAATGTTAAAATTGGGCGGGGTGGGAACCTGGCGCTTTCGAACCGTGTCGTCAGCCAAATTGTCTTTGCCTCGTATCCAACTGACAATGGCATCCACTCCGGCATCCGTGGCCATGCCAAAATCCAGCGGTACCGCCGGCCGGTTGGGTGCCCCGGCCGCCGGGACCACCGACTGCGCAGCCCAATCCATGGCTGGTACAAAGGGGAGCATCTCATTGGCGTCCGCAGCGCCGTTATTGTTCAGATCGTTCCAGGTAAAGATATAGCGCTTTTTTTCATCCGATATATAGACGGCACGGTTGGCATCAATATCCGCATCACCAATACCGGCCAGCCATTCCGCCGCGGACCACAGATAGTTGACATCATGCAGACTCTTGACCGTTCCGTTGCAAACACCGGCCGCATTCACCTCTCCATAGCAGGCCATGGTAGCGCCATTGGCCTCGTCAAAAAAGAAGACCACCCGCTGATCCGCGTCGGTCAACGCCTTGTCCCCATCATCTTCATACAGCCTACCATAGGCATCCACCAACAGTGCATGAACCTCACCGGTCCAAGTCACTTCCGGCTTTCCACTCGGATCATCCATGTGAGGCCAGAAAATAGCCTGGTAAACGGCCCCTTCGCCCCCGCGCGTCGCCGCGATGACCGAAGCGGCGGAACCGGCAGCAGCTCTTTTCATGACCGTCCTGAGCACGCTCTCGATTTGCTGCTTAAGCTGTGCCGGATCAGCGGCAATAAGCGGCGCCTCACTACCGCCGTTAAACGCCGCATTTTCGAGCAATGTTTTTGGGTTGCATTCTCCAACCCCTTCATCACGAGGCGTTCCGGCCACCACCAAAAACGTCAGAATATTCTGATACAATTCAGACTCGGCATAGGGACTGCCGGAAAAAATATTCCCTTTCCAGGCATAATGGGTCAAATCATCTAGATAGGAGCTGCCGTATAAATCACCGCATCCGGCCGAATTATCAACATCAGGTTCGTCTTTTACGCCGGCGGCACCGGCAAGGTTCACCATAATTGGATTCAAATCAGCCGTGGAAGCGCCGTCCGTAATAAGAAGCAGGTTGTTTTTTTCGCAATATTCGGAGATAGGCGCCGCATCAACGGGAAAATCAGTTGGGTTTAACCGAAGATCCGCCCGTTGCGTATAATAGCCGATGGCATTAAAAACCGCCTCGGCCAGGGGCGTCCAGGACTTAGCCTTAATATTATTGATATTGCTCTTCAATCCGGTGAGATGATCGGCCCCGGCGCCGATGGGTTGAACCAGATACGTGCCGTCCTTATTGTCCGGATCATCGCAGTCATAGGTCACGTAGGGGAAGGGTTTAGCACACTCACTCTTTGACCCGTCATAATTAAATGCCATTGCGCCGATTTTAATTTCCTGACCATATATTTCAAGCAGACCGGATGGAACGGCATCCGTAGCGATACGCGCTTGAAAGGTCGCCAGTGGGGTCCCGAGTTGACCGGCCGCCCCCTGGCTCATGAGCATGGCGGGCAGGTTCCATGTTTCACCGGAGGACATCTGTAAATCGCTGGGATCCACCACCTGAGGAACTTCAATATACCCGCAAAACCGCTCACGAGCTGCAGTGATACACTCATCCAGATTTGTCCAATCCCTTCCCATCGCCACGATTTCGGCATCGCTCTTCCATCCGCCGACCGCGCCGCCACCGTCACACTCCTGGACAACGACCCAGTCTTCTTCTTTCTTGCATTCACTTTTTCCGCTGTTCCAGTTCGTGCAATATTCAATAACGCCGCCGTTGCATCGCTCCCTGGGTTGAAGCGCCCTATCCACGCAGGCGACATCGTGACATACGCCGGGAGGATTCCAGCATTCACCGATAAACCCTTCCAGTGCCGGTGTCGTACCGTTGCCATAGCAGACATAGGCCGCGTTGTCCTTTGTGATGGTCCGTGGGTCGTCCCGGGTATACACATCCGCGCACCAATTTTCAAAATTAAACCCCTGAGCCCCCCCTCCGGGCCAATCCCCCTGCTTGTTCAGATACCAGCAGTCGTGCAAGGAATTAATCAATGCCTGCTTGTCATGTTCACCTGGCTGTTGATACGGATTTTGAGCATCGTATTCCATGCAGTCTATGATGCTTTGCTTGACCTGCCCGAAACCAGTCGGATCCCCCATCATTAAATCAATAGCCGCCTGGCATTTTTCGGGCACAAAACCGTTCTGAGTAATCTGAAAAATGTCGATCAGCGTCGTATCAACGCCGTCCGTGTCGTCATAGTCGGTTCGAATACCCAACACCAGCTTGTAGGCGGTGGCCCCACTCGTAAGACCAACTTCTTTAATGAAACGATTTCCGGAGCAACCCCGGCCTTCTGATTCCAGTTCGCCGGCAGTATATTTTCCACCCGTGAGAATCTGTTTTTGAATGTCGAACTTGGAGGCCGTGGCCCAATTGAGAAAGTTGCCCGTGGCTTTGAAAGCGTCCACCTGAATAATGGTGTCCGCGCCGACCACTTCGGTTCTGGTAACCACGCACACATAGGCATTGCTGTAAGCAGTCGTTCCGGCCGCGCCTGCGCATGCGCCAGCAACAGTCGTTTCAAATCTATTAGAACCGCTGTTGTGCGCATACCAAGAACTTCCGTCAAAATACCCCGAATAAATCACGTTATGATCATAGGTATCATCAAAGCAGACCGTGTCATTCTTCTGATACGCCATATCATACATACTGGCGGAGTTATCGATGATCAACAGCAGGTTCGGGTCCACTCCGGCCGCGAGAAAGGGAGGATCCGCCGTATCCGTGCAATCACACGTATCCGCAATCGCCGCAGCCGGCAAACATGCCATAACCGCCGCCAGCACAATCATTCGAACGCAAATTGATGTGTATTTTTTAAAATAGAACATGTGGCCTCTCCTTTTTTCGCTTTCAGCCGATATGGGTCGGGATCAGGGAATGCAAATCCCTTCAGTTCCGGTAACATGTCGATATTGTGTCCAAACAATGCTCTCGCTTCCGGCATTGCCCACTCGCTGAGTCGCAATATCAAAAATCAGGTGCGTTCCGCCGGAGGCGGATGCTTTTCCCTTTCCTTCATATCCAGCAGGCATTTCCAGCGCGCTGCCCAAAGCGAACCGGGCATTTCCACCAATGGTAAAGTTGGTATGCGGCTCTCCGGCAGCATAACCAACGGGCAGATGAAAATCCCGGGGCCTTTCTCCCACGCCGCCATCTCCAGGCATTTCCACCGAATCATCGCTATTTTGCCAGAAAGCAAGTGTGTTCACGGAAATTAATCCCCCGCGCGTCGCGTTGGTAAACCCGGTGGCGCATGCAATATTTTGCTCCAACAGTTCGGCGGCAAGTTCCGTTGCGCCATCCGCGGCATAAAAGGTTTCCTGGTGAAGGCGGTCGTTTCCGGCAATCTTGCTCTCCGTCGAAGAGGATTGAACGAGAATTTGGCTTAAAAGAGAAAGCACCGCAAGGATAACAATGGCAACGATCAGCGCGGAACCGGTCTCATTATGTTGAAGAAACCCCTGGCTATCGGGATTGCATCGCAAATTAAAAACTATCCGCTTTATAGTAGACATGCGCTACACTCCTATTTTCCCCGTTTTCCGTCCATGTCGTGGTGATGGTAACCGTCTTCACATTTGGAATGGGGGCGCCTGCCGCAGACACATTCCAGGTTACGGTATAGTTGCCGTTCACAAGGGTCGTCGTCGTACCGGGCATCAGCACGGCGTCGTTATAGGCCAGCGCGAGGAGCTTCTCCTGCCGGTCCGCGTTTTCGACGGCAGCGGTTGTCATGCGACGGGCGGCGAAATTGATTTTTGTGGTTGACAGGTTAATACTTAACAGGCCCAAGATGCCCACGGCCAATATAAAAATCGCGATCATGGTTTCAATCAACGTAAAGCCGCCGGCGTTCCCCATGGTTCGTTCTATAATATTCCGTTTTTCAGCCATTATGCTGCGCCAACTCCTTCCGGGCACGATAAGATGCCCTAAACAAGCATTTTCATTCCAATCCCATGTTGCGGCATTTGACCTCGACCGTCATGGGAATACGACGGAAATTATCATTCTGGACCGGCAAAATCACCTCCGGCGCGCCGGGTCGTTGATTCGAATATGACTGGGTGTCCTGATAGCTGATCCCAAAAGCGCTTGCACCCGCGCCGGTACGGGCAACAAGGGAGATTTGAACCGAACGGATAGTGGATGTATCCGCTACAGGGGTACCGATCACCGCACCATTGCCGTCAAGGTAAACAAAATTGAGTGCATCGATACTTGAGGCCATTGGTTGCCCGTTTCTTAATAGATGGCAAGCAGCACCGGTATTGTTCTCGGTGACAAGCCCGTCATTGAGGCCATTCCCGTTCCCGTCATTACTCAAATTATAGGTAATCTGCTCGTTGGGATCGGCCGTACTTTCGTTATACCATTCCGCCTCATCCGGCTCGTCGATCAGCCCGTTGACGTTATTATCAACACCGTCCCCGCCCTCATCCACCACACCGTCTTTATCGTTATCCACGCCATCACTCAGGCCACCCGTAAAGTCCATTGAGAAGCTAATGGTGTGCGCATCCGCCACAGTAATGTCGGCCCCGGCCTTTCCGGTGGGGTCAAGACCGGCCAGCTTGAGCTCCCGGGTCATCAGATACGTCGCCGCCCGAAGGTTTTGCTGCATATCGACCATCTCACGCTGGGTATAGTAAGAGCGCAGCTGTGCCTGGTAAGCCAACGTAATTCCCGCTACGACGATGCCGAACACGGCAATTGAGATGAGCAGTTCAACGATTGTAAAGCCGTTACTGCCTCTGTTTAATCGAAACATATGTCGCACCACTTTCCTGACCCGGCAAAGCCGGAAGCTTGGAAGCTTGAAGTCTGTAAACCAAAAGACCGTCACGACCTTCTACATCCATACACGCTAAAACGTGTATGTGTTTGATAAAGGGTTCATTGTATACTCGTGTGACCGCTTAATAACAAAACAACATTACGCACCGCGCCACCCTGTATGTCAGCCAATGTCACCATGCCACCGGTAAGCATATTGGCTGCATCATTAGGAAATCCTCTCCGGTCGAACCGGAAAGCCGGGTTTCCCGAAAAATTTGCCGCCGTCATGTTCACATTCTTCGGCAGTTGGCCTAAAGCCAATTGCCGTTCATTGCCGTCGCACACCCAATTCAGCGCGTTATCGAGAATGCCGTCCGAATTCGCATCGACGCTGCCTGCGCCATCATCCACAAATACGGTGTAGGAATTGTTGGCGGTATTAAATGCCACCACGATATCCGTATTTTCCTTAACCGCTGCCGTTCTGGCTTGGCGCATCACTGCCATTATATCCCTAGCGCCCCCCCCCAATTGGTGCCGAACGGTCATATTGTTAAAACTAGGAACCGCAACCGCGATCAGCACGCCGAAGATACTGATAACAACCATCAGCTCAATGAGCGTAAATGCATAGCAGTTCTTTACTTTATCAGTCATGTGGGACCCGTCCTTTCCCGTATCTCCCGTATCTTCGGCGGCGGCGCCCTAAGGAACCTTTTAAAAGAACCTGTTCAACGCCATTATGTTCATAACAAAGCATTCGCATCTAAAAAAAGAATCGTCGCATGAAATCAGGTGAGAATCTGGAAAAAACAGCTTGAAGAGAGATTGCAGCTATCTAAATTCTACTGTGTTGAGAAGCACATCTCATTCCATTCACTAACGAAAGCCATCCCAGCGCCCAAAAAGCCGCCATCAAATTGATATGATAAAACATAATGCGTCTTAAAACCAAAATCTCGATGATGGAATCGTACCATGTCAGGGGTCAATGGACCGGTTCTGCCGAAAAACAAGTGCCACTTTTTGTCATTTACGAGTATTTTTGTCAGCCATCGTATCTATTGTCAGGCGATCCCATATCGATCACAACTTTTTGATATCGTTTTGAATATAGTAAAAGCAGCGGGTATCAAGAGCGATGGCCGGTATAAAATTAATTAATAGGCAGGCAATCTGCTTCAACTTCGCTTCGCCGAAGTATTAGTTTATTTTATATGAATTATTACATGTTATTAAGTGGTTTTTTCGTGATAAAAGGGAGCCGGGAGGGCATTCTTGCAATTACAGTTATAGCAGAACCGTCTTTTCAGGTATTAGGTTTTTCCTAAAAAGCATATGCGATTAACCTAATCCGGCAAAGCCGGATTGCTGGGAAGATAGAATGCGGAGATGCAAAAAAGGTATCTCCCACCTTCAGTGAGGATACACGCAAAAGCGTGCATGTTTCTGGTAAAGGGCCGAATCCGGCTAAGCTGGAAGCTGGGCGGCTGGGCTGATAGGCTAAACGTCGGCCGTGGTGAGTCCAACCCTGATAGCGTATTTGGTCAATTCCGCCACGCTGTGCAGACCGAGCTTTTCCATAATGCACTTACGGCGGGCCTCGACGGTTTTGACGCTTACGTTCAAGGCTTCGGCGATTCGACGGGTGGGGTGTCCCTCCGCGATCATCTGCAGGACTTCACGTTCCTTAACGGTGAGGTCTTTTGTCGAGGGGGTCATCTCGGGAGGAACGTGGGGAATACAATCACTGACAATGACGCCAGTCACCTTGGGGCTCAAATATATCTGATTGTCTTCTGCAACCCGAATGGCCTGAATCAACTCTTTAAAGGCGCCTTCTTTCAAAATAAACCCCTTGGCACCGGCTTTGAGCATGCCGAGAACATAGTTCGTGTCCGAATGCATGGACAGGGCGATCACCTTGACCTCCGGAACCGCCTCGATACACAGAATGGTGGCATCCATGCCATTTAAATCGGGCATGCCGATGTCCATGATGATAACATCCGGCCGATGCCGGCGGGCCAGCAATACGGCTTCCCGGCCCGTTTCTGCTTCCGCCACCACTTCCATATACGGCTGGCCCTTGATGAGGCTGCGCAGGCCTTCCCTGACAATTTCGTGATCATCGGCTAAAAGAATGCGTAGTCTCATAACGATGGGCTCCTTTGCGCATCAGGGGGAATATATTTCAATGGCACCGTAAGGCACACCCGGGTACCCTTTCCCGGCGCCGAGTCAAGCTCAAACCGACCGCCGAAATGGTGTATTCGTTCTTTGATGCTGAACAAGCCGAAACCGAGTTCAACATTCACGGCTTCCGGATCGAATCCCACGCCATTGTCCTGAATCATAACCTTCACGGTATCCTCCTCGGCCATCATGGTGATTTGGGCCTCACGGCTGCGGGCATGCTTGATAATATTAAACAGCAATTCGCGTGCGGCCTGAAAAAGCATCACCCGCAATGCCGTTTCCACGGGAATATCAGAATTTACGACATCAAATTTGAT containing:
- a CDS encoding prepilin-type N-terminal cleavage/methylation domain-containing protein, translated to MFRLNRGSNGFTIVELLISIAVFGIVVAGITLAYQAQLRSYYTQREMVDMQQNLRAATYLMTRELKLAGLDPTGKAGADITVADAHTISFSMDFTGGLSDGVDNDKDGVVDEGGDGVDNNVNGLIDEPDEAEWYNESTADPNEQITYNLSNDGNGNGLNDGLVTENNTGAACHLLRNGQPMASSIDALNFVYLDGNGAVIGTPVADTSTIRSVQISLVARTGAGASAFGISYQDTQSYSNQRPGAPEVILPVQNDNFRRIPMTVEVKCRNMGLE
- a CDS encoding response regulator transcription factor, producing MRLRILLADDHEIVREGLRSLIKGQPYMEVVAEAETGREAVLLARRHRPDVIIMDIGMPDLNGMDATILCIEAVPEVKVIALSMHSDTNYVLGMLKAGAKGFILKEGAFKELIQAIRVAEDNQIYLSPKVTGVIVSDCIPHVPPEMTPSTKDLTVKEREVLQMIAEGHPTRRIAEALNVSVKTVEARRKCIMEKLGLHSVAELTKYAIRVGLTTADV
- a CDS encoding GspH/FimT family pseudopilin; this translates as MTDKVKNCYAFTLIELMVVISIFGVLIAVAVPSFNNMTVRHQLGGGARDIMAVMRQARTAAVKENTDIVVAFNTANNSYTVFVDDGAGSVDANSDGILDNALNWVCDGNERQLALGQLPKNVNMTAANFSGNPAFRFDRRGFPNDAANMLTGGMVTLADIQGGAVRNVVLLLSGHTSIQ
- a CDS encoding pilus assembly PilX N-terminal domain-containing protein → MSTIKRIVFNLRCNPDSQGFLQHNETGSALIVAIVILAVLSLLSQILVQSSSTESKIAGNDRLHQETFYAADGATELAAELLEQNIACATGFTNATRGGLISVNTLAFWQNSDDSVEMPGDGGVGERPRDFHLPVGYAAGEPHTNFTIGGNARFALGSALEMPAGYEGKGKASASGGTHLIFDIATQRVGNAGSESIVWTQYRHVTGTEGICIP
- a CDS encoding PilC/PilY family type IV pilus protein yields the protein MFYFKKYTSICVRMIVLAAVMACLPAAAIADTCDCTDTADPPFLAAGVDPNLLLIIDNSASMYDMAYQKNDTVCFDDTYDHNVIYSGYFDGSSWYAHNSGSNRFETTVAGACAGAAGTTAYSNAYVCVVTRTEVVGADTIIQVDAFKATGNFLNWATASKFDIQKQILTGGKYTAGELESEGRGCSGNRFIKEVGLTSGATAYKLVLGIRTDYDDTDGVDTTLIDIFQITQNGFVPEKCQAAIDLMMGDPTGFGQVKQSIIDCMEYDAQNPYQQPGEHDKQALINSLHDCWYLNKQGDWPGGGAQGFNFENWCADVYTRDDPRTITKDNAAYVCYGNGTTPALEGFIGECWNPPGVCHDVACVDRALQPRERCNGGVIEYCTNWNSGKSECKKEEDWVVVQECDGGGAVGGWKSDAEIVAMGRDWTNLDECITAARERFCGYIEVPQVVDPSDLQMSSGETWNLPAMLMSQGAAGQLGTPLATFQARIATDAVPSGLLEIYGQEIKIGAMAFNYDGSKSECAKPFPYVTYDCDDPDNKDGTYLVQPIGAGADHLTGLKSNINNIKAKSWTPLAEAVFNAIGYYTQRADLRLNPTDFPVDAAPISEYCEKNNLLLITDGASTADLNPIMVNLAGAAGVKDEPDVDNSAGCGDLYGSSYLDDLTHYAWKGNIFSGSPYAESELYQNILTFLVVAGTPRDEGVGECNPKTLLENAAFNGGSEAPLIAADPAQLKQQIESVLRTVMKRAAAGSAASVIAATRGGEGAVYQAIFWPHMDDPSGKPEVTWTGEVHALLVDAYGRLYEDDGDKALTDADQRVVFFFDEANGATMACYGEVNAAGVCNGTVKSLHDVNYLWSAAEWLAGIGDADIDANRAVYISDEKKRYIFTWNDLNNNGAADANEMLPFVPAMDWAAQSVVPAAGAPNRPAVPLDFGMATDAGVDAIVSWIRGKDNLADDTVRKRQVPTPPNFNITGSPANITWRLVDIIHSTPTAVGRPMDNYHLLYRDEGYAKFYEKYQHRRNVIYFGGNDGLLHAVNGGFYDESTQAFCLSPGCAAVANAPLLGAELWAYAPYNLLPHLRCLTEKNYVHKYFVDLKPRIFDVRIFTPDADHPEGWGTILIAGMRIGGGKVSTSDITDSRQFVSSYVVMDITNPEIPPVLLGELTFDPATSAELGHTVAVPAVVPMKEGNVTKWYLVVGSGPTDVDSDGGLNWGREGTSNQKPRIGVFPLDKLTTGSKVFRIPAVPPDAGSAAGSHVLATSGDGMVSDIISVDYDLVPDYRVDALYFGTIEGKWAAKGGSWDGKLYRWVTNADSRMTAPHEWGKSTFVLGPPGVMFEPGRPISAAPSVGWDGDSFWVYFGTGRFMHKDDKTDVSSNGQESYYGIKEPMDCNGNFTWRPVTNANALIPPSDLDAPGTRKLLRIDQILVQQAEKPEAALLSCEGGGVGCLPAGVTTFKDMVDYIAGTGCVYDENKVFKGYSGTDGWYLNFSAPRERNLGQATLLGGLLTFTTYQPFDDVCRPEGQAYLYALYYQSGTAWYQPVFSEGIGLSGDDPPNVINKLDIGRGLATTPNLHVGRQSGDTAFVQTSTGAIVEINRPTLPIKTMKSGRMSWRSE
- a CDS encoding prepilin-type N-terminal cleavage/methylation domain-containing protein: MAEKRNIIERTMGNAGGFTLIETMIAIFILAVGILGLLSINLSTTKINFAARRMTTAAVENADRQEKLLALAYNDAVLMPGTTTTLVNGNYTVTWNVSAAGAPIPNVKTVTITTTWTENGENRSVAHVYYKADSF